Proteins from one Pagrus major chromosome 1, Pma_NU_1.0 genomic window:
- the ccdc175 gene encoding uncharacterized protein ccdc175: MATCLVPDFPAVMIAVEHLKELDKQLKEDGIPFSPEASLHLTEITAAITQLEADRRAAHEHLEVETIENSKLRHQIDNIRERMSQEITTDVAAARASNAEEMEQLHKELIAVSQLRESTVKRQEALLSQNEALYPEREQVKAEHDKVVAALNDQITLKYGLQLQLDQSHEQIVELKSCIAAVKQDKITLQQNMALEREAFTAKQDNLSREMDQVEGKIKQQKQEIRRSRPELDTVDRKKHETNEHLDELTRHMAKLASEVGRLTASLCECEKQLEGETQKHQDLKQQREALKKELCDLRETFSVAVQHLKEQIATVEGKIEENRASRLLFQDSLAHIYEVFKHQCDEENEVRAEYIHVSQQLEQSKLRLEERIASIVKHSMEIKEMNKQVTEHLEANTINKRVFERNQEEMYGDVDTEKKNVSHFEEEKGRLTMLLEKAKTKQEEHVAKMTSDIGSTRKRYQELRQEEDTLLQRQPKSSDANLLMSYVAECEVEYRQEETKSHQEMEQCSAATESIVRSNEEKQREVEEKEEMLKEVEATCDAELSGHQRLKMLTSELMRKRNDLEMSIQELKEKTSSLLEPKEKMKTVLEEMRGSYMDMLDKQASELRAVEMSIYNNSVNLQEVNMENSRLHLHIRQMTEDVSRAKEDKDRYWQEIQQFRQDILALFESVQEAWREDLLLTQDCQSSDGALLESMSAIMSLLKTRREELGNFSILLHQQMLDFSKRLGHKATVDQHS, encoded by the coding sequence ATGGCTACTTGCCTTGTCCCCGACTTCCCGGCCGTCATGATTGCTGTCGAGCATTTAAAGGAACTGGACAAGCAGCTGAAAGAGGACGGGATACCATTCTCACCTGAGGCCAGCCTCCATCTGACAGAGATAACGGCTGCTATCACTCAACTGGAGGCGGACCGGCGTGCTGCTCATGAACATTTAGAGGTGGAAACCATAGAAAACAGCAAGCTAAGACACCAAATTGACAACATAAGAGAAAGAATGAGCCAGGAGATCACTACTGACGTAGCAGCAGCCCGGGCATCAAATGCTGAGGAGATGGAGCAGCTGCACAAAGAGCTCATCGCAGTTTCTCAGCTGCGGGAGTCCACTGTGAAGAGGCAGGAAGCCCTCCTGAGCCAAAATGAAGCGCTGTACCCTGAGCGAGAGCAGGTGAAGGCTGAACACGACAAGGTTGTCGCTGCTCTGAATGATCAAAtcaccttgaaatatggctTGCAGTTGCAGCTGGATCAGTCTCATGAGCAGATAGTAGAGCTGAAGTCCTGCATTGCTGCGGTCAAACAGGACAAAATAACACTGCAGCAAAACATGGCACTGGAACGAGAAGCTTTCACTGCGAAACAAGACAACCTGTCCAGAGAGATGGACCAGGTCGAGGGGAAAATTAAGCAGCAGAAGCAAGAGATCAGGAGGAGCAGGCCAGAGTTGGACACAGTTGACCGCAAGAAACATGAAACCAATGAGCATCTGGATGAGCTCACACGTCACATGGCCAAGCTGGCGAGCGAGGTAGGGAGACTGACCGCATCTCTGTGCGAGTGTGAGAAACAGCTGGAGGGGGAGACCCAAAAACATCAAGATTTGAAGCAACAGAGAGAAGCTCTAAAGAAGGAGCTGTGTGATTTACGGGAAACTTTCAGCGTTGCCGTCCAGCATCTGAAAGAGCAAATTGCCACAGTGGAAGGTAAAATAGAAGAAAATCGAGCATCGAGATTGCTCTTTCAAGACTCCCTGGCTCATATCTATGAGGTATTCAAGCACCAGTGCGATGAAGAGAATGAAGTGAGGGCAGAGTATATCCATGTCTCGCAGCAGCTGGAGCAATCCAAGCTGCGGCTGGAAGAGCGTATTGCCTCCATAGTCAAACACAGCATGGAGATCAAAGAGATGAACAAGCAGGTCACAGAACACCTGGAAGCCAACACGATCAACAAGCGCGTGTTTGAGAGGAATCAGGAGGAGATGTACGGTGATGTggacacagagaagaagaacgtCAGCCATTTTGAGGAAGAGAAGGGGCGGCTAACGATGCTCTTGGAGAAGGCGAAGACAAAGCAGGAGGAGCACGTGGCAAAAATGACCTCTGATATTGGCAGCACCAGGAAGAGATACCAGGAGCTTCGACAAGAAGAGGACACGCTCCTGCAGCGGCAGCCCAAGAGTTCAGATGCCAACTTGCTGATGAGCTATGTGGCCGAATGTGAGGTGGAGTACAGACAAGAAGAGACCAAAAGCCACCAGGAAATGGAGCAGTGCTCTGCGGCGACTGAGAGCATTGTGAGGAGCAACgaggagaagcagagggaagtggaggagaaagaggagatgcTGAAGGAGGTGGAAGCAACGTGTGACGCAGAGCTGTCCGGGCATCAGAGACTGAAAATGCTGACATCTGAGCTGATGAGGAAGAGAAACGATCTGGAGATGTCCATTCAGGAGCTGAAGGAGAAAACTAGCTCTCTGCTTGAACccaaagagaaaatgaagactgTGCTGGAGGAGATGCGAGGAAGTTACATGGACATGCTCGACAAACAGGCCTCAGAGCTGAGAGCTGTGGAGATGAGCATCTATAACAATAGCGTGAATCTGCAGGAGGTCAACATGGAAAACAGCAGGCTACATCTCCATATcagacagatgacagaggaTGTCAGCAGAGCCAAGGAGGACAAAGACCGATACTGGCAGGAGATTCAGCAGTTCAGGCAGGACATATTGGCCTTGTTTGAGAGTGTACAGGAAGCATGGAGAGAGGACTTGCTGCTAACTCAGGACTGTCAGAGCAGCGATGGTGCTCTGTTGGAGTCGATGAGCGCCATTATGAGCCTTCTGAAAACCAGGAGAGAAGAGTTAGGGAATTTCAGCATACTCCTACACCAACAAATGTTAGACTTCAGCAAGCGACTGGGACATAAAGCAACTGTAGATCAGCATAGTTGA